From one Streptomyces sp. NBC_01478 genomic stretch:
- a CDS encoding pyridoxamine 5'-phosphate oxidase family protein, giving the protein MTEQLPVTDRTRHSRLREQGSLDRADLEAILDAGFVCHLGVVIEGRPVVVPTVYGREDRRLYLHGSVASRSLAGGDPVCVTVTHVDGLVLARSVFEHGVNYRSAMIHGVPQKVTDPEEKLAGLRRITDHATPGQWSYARLPNRKELAATTLLALSLEEASVKIRTGGPDDGDGPDADLGLWAGTLPLTSTWGTPVPDPALPANILVPEHVACREGMGQG; this is encoded by the coding sequence ATGACCGAACAGCTCCCCGTCACCGACCGCACCCGCCACAGCCGGCTCCGCGAGCAGGGCAGCCTCGACCGGGCCGACCTGGAGGCGATCCTCGACGCCGGGTTCGTCTGTCACCTGGGGGTCGTGATCGAGGGACGACCGGTCGTGGTCCCCACGGTGTACGGGAGGGAGGATCGGCGGCTGTATCTCCACGGGTCCGTCGCGAGTCGTAGCCTCGCGGGCGGAGACCCCGTGTGCGTCACCGTCACGCACGTCGACGGGCTGGTGCTGGCCCGGTCCGTCTTCGAGCACGGGGTGAACTACCGCAGCGCGATGATCCACGGGGTGCCCCAAAAGGTCACCGACCCGGAGGAGAAACTGGCCGGCCTCCGCCGCATCACCGACCACGCGACACCCGGCCAGTGGTCGTACGCCCGCCTCCCCAACCGCAAGGAACTCGCCGCGACCACCCTGCTCGCCCTCTCCCTGGAGGAAGCCTCCGTCAAGATCCGCACGGGCGGCCCCGACGACGGGGACGGCCCGGACGCCGACCTGGGCCTGTGGGCGGGAACGCTGCCGCTGACTTCGACCTGGGGCACGCCCGTGCCGGACCCGGCGCTGCCGGCGAACATCCTGGTGCCGGAGCATGTGGCGTGCCGCGAGGGGATGGGGCAGGGCTGA
- a CDS encoding radical SAM protein — translation MGSRTALVEDLMERFPHVPREAVFKEDLLRGGVAFDPSALSDNEGGEVKPKSYFIFSFDHGTLPELGEAALRRPPEEIILTGGPYDLRRTVVSVRVNPASPYRVASDEDGVLGLYLDGKRIADVGVPPMPEYYKHKLANGKSVMEVAPTIQWGYLIYLTVFRVCQYFGAKEECQYCDINHNWRQHKAAGRPYTGVKDVEEVLEALEIIDRYDTAKVSTAYTLTGGAITKTVAGRDEADFYGHYAKAIEERFPGRWIGKVVAQALPKDDVQRFKDYGVQIYHPNYEVWDEYLFKLHCPGKERYVGRAEWHKRILDSAEIFGARNVIPNFVAGVEMAEPFGFTTVDEAIASTTEGLRFFMSKGITPRFTTWCPEPTTPLGKANPQGAPLEYHIRLLEAYRATMEDFGLKSPPGYGEPGPGRAVFSVSSFMDSLPAEPAEPAEEPAPL, via the coding sequence ATGGGCAGCCGTACCGCGCTGGTCGAGGATCTGATGGAGCGCTTTCCGCATGTGCCGCGGGAGGCCGTCTTCAAGGAGGACCTGTTGCGCGGGGGTGTCGCCTTCGACCCGTCCGCGCTCAGCGACAACGAGGGTGGTGAGGTGAAGCCGAAGTCGTACTTCATCTTCTCCTTCGACCACGGCACCCTGCCGGAGCTGGGCGAGGCCGCGCTCAGGCGCCCGCCCGAGGAGATCATCCTCACCGGTGGGCCGTACGACCTGCGACGGACCGTCGTCTCCGTGCGCGTGAACCCGGCCTCGCCCTACCGCGTGGCTTCCGACGAGGACGGTGTCCTCGGGCTGTACCTCGACGGGAAGCGGATCGCCGACGTCGGTGTGCCGCCGATGCCGGAGTACTACAAGCACAAGCTCGCCAACGGGAAGTCCGTCATGGAGGTGGCCCCGACCATCCAGTGGGGCTACCTGATCTACCTGACGGTCTTCCGCGTCTGCCAGTACTTCGGCGCCAAGGAGGAGTGCCAGTACTGCGACATCAACCACAACTGGCGCCAGCACAAGGCGGCCGGGCGACCGTACACGGGCGTCAAGGACGTCGAGGAGGTGCTGGAGGCGCTCGAGATCATCGACCGCTACGACACCGCGAAGGTGTCCACCGCCTACACCCTCACCGGCGGCGCGATCACCAAGACCGTCGCCGGGCGTGACGAGGCCGACTTCTACGGCCACTACGCCAAGGCCATCGAGGAGCGCTTCCCGGGCCGCTGGATCGGCAAGGTCGTCGCCCAGGCGCTGCCGAAGGACGACGTGCAGCGCTTCAAGGACTACGGCGTGCAGATCTACCACCCCAACTACGAGGTGTGGGACGAGTATCTGTTCAAGCTGCACTGCCCGGGCAAGGAGCGGTACGTCGGCCGCGCCGAGTGGCACAAGCGCATCCTCGACTCCGCGGAGATCTTCGGCGCGCGCAACGTGATCCCCAACTTCGTGGCCGGCGTGGAGATGGCGGAGCCGTTCGGCTTCACGACCGTCGACGAGGCGATCGCGTCCACCACCGAGGGCCTGCGCTTCTTCATGTCGAAGGGCATCACGCCCCGCTTCACGACCTGGTGCCCCGAGCCGACCACCCCGCTGGGCAAGGCCAATCCGCAGGGTGCGCCGCTGGAGTACCACATCCGGCTGCTGGAGGCCTACCGCGCCACGATGGAGGACTTCGGGCTCAAGTCGCCGCCCGGATACGGCGAACCGGGCCCCGGCCGCGCGGTGTTCTCCGTCAGCTCCTTCATGGACAGTCTGCCCGCCGAACCCGCCGAACCCGCCGAGGAGCCCGCGCCTTTGTAA
- a CDS encoding cellulose binding domain-containing protein, translating to MPDLPTPQDAAEAALFTESWDAVLSYADLCTSGAATATELASEAFALGIQEARSAGSGPMRGPARRVLPVIPLLLTAVRTTAAAWEFAGRGHRLDPDLRLWLNSEKAARYHGMPLQRPIALRGLRDLQEADAALLWLAEVEALPLPVVARRLGLDPAIVSSELAQVRALFRDRCHRSHLDTPMAAECRSYARLLDAVTRSPAADTPEDLSRHLATCVQCAEAAACLRLAGGGLPAALAGGVIGWGGLAYLERRRRAAEVRLGAGRPVAELEAGEPKEGASKARLVRNGLLAAAVVLSLVALGVSMMPMGGSGHDNAASDDADRQAVADPGPSISSVGAHPSSTASPSGRPAASGTATTSGDKNPDTEPQGTASATASNSPAPTRSSGAGSGSDTPAPASCEVTYDLVGQWPDGFQAAVTVTTTKALDTWRVAWSYRDGQQVTQMWDASVAQDGSRVSATAADYNKNVAADGSFTFGFLGTWNNSKNSAPSGFTLNGTACSN from the coding sequence ATGCCCGACCTGCCGACTCCTCAGGACGCCGCTGAGGCAGCGCTCTTCACCGAGAGCTGGGACGCCGTGCTGTCCTACGCCGACCTGTGCACGTCCGGAGCCGCCACGGCCACCGAACTGGCCAGTGAGGCCTTCGCGCTCGGCATACAGGAGGCCCGTTCCGCCGGGTCCGGCCCGATGCGCGGACCGGCCCGTCGCGTACTGCCGGTGATACCGCTGCTGCTGACCGCCGTACGGACCACGGCGGCGGCCTGGGAGTTCGCCGGGCGGGGGCACCGGCTCGACCCGGACCTGCGGCTGTGGCTCAACTCGGAGAAGGCGGCCCGCTATCACGGCATGCCGCTGCAGCGCCCGATCGCCCTGCGCGGTCTGCGGGATCTGCAGGAGGCGGACGCTGCGCTGCTGTGGCTGGCCGAGGTGGAGGCGCTGCCGCTGCCCGTCGTGGCCCGCCGGCTCGGCCTCGACCCGGCGATCGTCTCCAGTGAACTCGCCCAGGTGCGGGCCCTGTTCAGGGACCGCTGCCACCGCAGCCACCTCGACACACCGATGGCCGCGGAGTGCCGCAGCTACGCCCGGCTGCTGGACGCGGTGACCCGTTCGCCCGCCGCCGACACACCCGAGGACCTCTCACGGCACCTCGCCACCTGTGTGCAGTGCGCGGAGGCCGCCGCCTGTCTGCGGCTGGCCGGCGGCGGACTGCCCGCGGCCCTCGCGGGCGGGGTGATCGGCTGGGGCGGGCTCGCCTATCTGGAGCGCCGCCGCCGGGCCGCCGAGGTACGGCTGGGCGCGGGGCGTCCCGTGGCCGAACTGGAGGCCGGGGAGCCGAAGGAGGGCGCGAGCAAGGCGCGCCTGGTGCGCAACGGACTGCTCGCCGCGGCCGTCGTCCTGTCGCTGGTGGCGCTCGGGGTGTCGATGATGCCGATGGGCGGCTCCGGGCACGACAACGCGGCCAGTGACGACGCCGACCGTCAGGCGGTGGCCGATCCCGGCCCCAGCATCTCGTCCGTCGGTGCCCACCCGTCGAGCACGGCCTCGCCGTCCGGCCGGCCCGCGGCGAGCGGCACGGCGACCACCTCCGGGGACAAGAACCCCGACACGGAACCCCAGGGCACCGCCTCGGCCACGGCGAGCAACTCACCGGCGCCGACGAGGAGTTCGGGCGCGGGTTCCGGTTCGGACACGCCCGCGCCGGCGAGCTGCGAGGTCACCTACGACCTCGTCGGCCAGTGGCCCGACGGCTTCCAGGCCGCCGTCACCGTCACCACCACCAAGGCCCTCGACACCTGGCGCGTCGCCTGGTCCTACCGCGACGGCCAGCAGGTCACCCAGATGTGGGACGCGAGCGTCGCCCAGGACGGCTCCCGGGTCAGCGCCACCGCCGCCGACTACAACAAGAACGTCGCCGCGGACGGCAGCTTCACCTTCGGCTTCCTCGGCACGTGGAACAACAGCAAGAACTCCGCGCCGTCCGGATTCACGCTCAACGGCACGGCCTGCAGCAACTAG
- a CDS encoding eCIS core domain-containing protein: MRIQGENRANGDRAGKRPASRPAAALPPLAALQQAAGNAAVSRAIQRARDEQHAEEQHGGAGGAGGTEAAVPVQRRSSVVDAVGSPGRPLEPRILQRAERAYSMDFGHVRVHNDPVAQRSAEELGALAYTTGSHIVLGGSRVEDEVMFEEVDHVRQQAFGPVPGTDNGRGEKVSHPDDPFERSAGANGRKLARGGAPDLSLPGAASPGAAVQRSVAGEVSVQRADRPGPSTTPPAQSTTPPPTSPSPPIAASPPAIARLARLLVGGETAIRNKDVRDVIHRRVRSGPSFTDAELDAIKAVESEDPRWLKTVGMCSTTEADAYLQAGDFHNWLQQPEGKRLLVATLRWHQNVEERGEGKSPDKPARSDYQLGRHMAMHDQETPRSEKDQLTGERNDQIFQTFVATMLPPGISDSVPDADKHRERVERGTEVLTKIFLILKEGLTVFNPKTQMHEDFKDDVAHALAYGGRVNIRIPQLADGEHGYELPQWLHITKEDRKFWEPKSTPEEPVSRRLFATHHLKIGKNDRPEGTRGAFVEKGEFGATVQNWFDPGTHLYGLPLATGGMGNADYHGDTILPNESYGHMFMGYKPPTNKRDGGLQVGLETAGPGGRTPDGYEHGITSSEKKNNPVSQFGGHKDDKPGADAPLASSQRHVDLDKFGEWVQRLKNLEKDWKAELAKAKTPEERAALYRDLIGKRTNTGS, from the coding sequence ATGCGTATCCAGGGAGAGAACCGCGCGAACGGTGACCGTGCCGGCAAACGCCCCGCGTCCCGGCCCGCCGCCGCCCTGCCGCCGCTCGCCGCGCTCCAACAGGCCGCCGGGAACGCCGCGGTGAGCCGCGCGATCCAGCGGGCGCGGGACGAGCAGCACGCCGAGGAGCAGCACGGTGGGGCTGGTGGGGCTGGTGGGACCGAGGCGGCCGTGCCGGTGCAGCGGCGGTCGTCCGTCGTCGACGCCGTCGGTTCTCCCGGCCGGCCGCTGGAGCCGCGCATCCTGCAGCGCGCCGAGCGGGCGTACAGCATGGACTTCGGGCATGTACGCGTGCACAACGACCCGGTGGCCCAGCGCTCGGCCGAGGAGCTCGGCGCCCTTGCCTACACCACCGGTTCCCACATCGTGCTCGGCGGCAGCCGTGTCGAGGACGAGGTGATGTTCGAAGAGGTCGACCACGTACGCCAGCAGGCTTTCGGGCCCGTGCCCGGCACCGACAACGGCCGGGGCGAGAAGGTCTCCCACCCTGACGACCCGTTCGAGCGGAGCGCCGGCGCCAACGGCCGGAAGCTGGCCCGGGGCGGTGCCCCCGATCTGTCGCTGCCCGGGGCCGCCTCACCCGGTGCGGCGGTGCAGCGCAGCGTGGCCGGGGAGGTCTCCGTCCAGCGGGCGGACCGGCCCGGACCGTCGACCACCCCTCCGGCGCAGAGCACGACCCCGCCCCCTACCTCGCCCTCACCCCCGATCGCGGCCTCGCCCCCGGCCATCGCCCGTCTCGCGCGGCTGCTCGTCGGCGGCGAGACGGCGATCAGGAACAAGGACGTACGGGACGTCATCCACCGGCGGGTGCGCAGTGGCCCGAGCTTCACGGACGCGGAACTCGACGCGATCAAGGCCGTGGAGTCCGAGGATCCCAGGTGGCTGAAGACCGTGGGGATGTGCAGCACCACCGAAGCCGACGCGTACCTCCAGGCCGGCGATTTCCACAACTGGCTCCAGCAGCCCGAGGGCAAACGCCTCCTCGTGGCCACCCTGCGCTGGCACCAGAACGTCGAAGAGCGCGGCGAGGGGAAGTCACCGGACAAGCCCGCCCGCTCGGACTACCAGCTCGGCCGCCACATGGCCATGCACGACCAGGAGACCCCGCGGTCGGAGAAGGACCAGCTCACGGGGGAACGGAACGACCAGATCTTCCAGACCTTCGTCGCGACCATGCTCCCGCCCGGTATCAGCGACTCCGTGCCGGACGCGGACAAGCACCGGGAGCGGGTCGAGCGCGGCACCGAGGTGCTGACCAAGATCTTCCTGATCCTGAAGGAGGGGCTGACGGTCTTCAATCCGAAGACGCAGATGCACGAGGACTTCAAGGACGACGTCGCGCACGCCCTGGCCTACGGCGGACGCGTCAACATCCGTATCCCGCAGTTGGCGGACGGCGAGCACGGCTACGAGCTGCCCCAGTGGCTCCACATCACCAAGGAGGACCGGAAGTTCTGGGAACCCAAGTCGACGCCCGAGGAGCCGGTGTCCCGGCGCCTGTTCGCCACCCATCACCTGAAGATCGGCAAGAACGACAGGCCGGAGGGAACGCGGGGCGCGTTCGTGGAGAAGGGCGAGTTCGGCGCCACCGTGCAGAACTGGTTCGATCCCGGCACCCACCTCTACGGCCTGCCCTTGGCCACCGGAGGCATGGGTAACGCCGACTACCACGGCGACACCATCCTGCCGAACGAGTCGTACGGACACATGTTCATGGGGTACAAGCCTCCGACGAACAAGCGCGACGGGGGACTTCAGGTCGGCCTGGAGACCGCCGGGCCCGGGGGACGGACTCCCGACGGCTACGAACACGGCATCACGAGCAGCGAGAAGAAGAACAACCCGGTGAGCCAGTTCGGCGGCCACAAGGACGACAAGCCCGGCGCCGACGCCCCCCTCGCTTCGAGCCAACGCCATGTCGACCTGGACAAGTTCGGCGAGTGGGTGCAGCGGCTGAAGAACCTGGAGAAGGACTGGAAGGCCGAACTGGCCAAGGCCAAGACGCCCGAGGAACGTGCCGCCCTGTACCGGGACTTGATCGGCAAGCGCACCAACACCGGTTCGTGA
- a CDS encoding prolyl oligopeptidase family serine peptidase, protein MTSPLQFRTFTVDDTGNDLPYALHVPSGYQLDESKKWPLVLFLHGASERGDDPSALAVHGPVKQAAQGADLPFVVVAPQCPAYSTWSCELDGLYALIEEVSAHHRIDADRVYCTGLSMGGTGTWAPAARFPNRFAAVVPICGAWMPEIAPRIAALPVWTFHGEEDSSIPVKHTEQVVGALRDLGSPVRFTRYPGVGHDSWTRTYDNPEVYEWMLEQRRGG, encoded by the coding sequence ATGACCTCACCACTGCAATTCCGCACGTTCACGGTCGACGACACGGGGAACGACCTGCCGTACGCCTTGCACGTGCCGAGCGGATATCAACTCGACGAATCGAAGAAGTGGCCCCTGGTCCTCTTTCTGCACGGGGCTTCCGAGCGCGGCGACGATCCGTCGGCGCTCGCCGTGCACGGGCCGGTGAAGCAGGCCGCGCAGGGCGCGGACCTCCCCTTCGTGGTGGTGGCTCCGCAGTGTCCGGCGTACAGCACCTGGTCGTGTGAACTCGACGGTCTGTACGCGCTGATCGAGGAGGTCTCGGCGCACCACCGGATCGACGCGGACCGGGTGTACTGCACCGGCCTCAGCATGGGCGGGACGGGTACCTGGGCGCCGGCGGCGCGCTTTCCGAACCGGTTCGCGGCCGTCGTGCCGATCTGCGGGGCCTGGATGCCCGAGATCGCGCCCCGGATCGCCGCGCTGCCGGTGTGGACGTTCCACGGGGAGGAGGACTCCAGCATCCCCGTCAAGCACACCGAGCAGGTCGTCGGGGCGTTGCGGGATCTGGGCAGTCCCGTCAGGTTCACCCGATACCCGGGGGTGGGCCACGACTCCTGGACGCGGACCTACGACAATCCCGAGGTCTACGAGTGGATGCTGGAGCAGCGCCGCGGCGGATGA
- the rsgA gene encoding ribosome small subunit-dependent GTPase A, whose amino-acid sequence MSFSSLPGSSSSFSSVHPLQPYGWDAEWKAEFAPFAEQGLLPGRVARVDRGLCDVITPFGTVRADTEFVVPRDPMKVVCTGDWAAVDPEGGSPRYVRTLLPRRTAFVRSTSSKRSEGQILAANVDHAIVAVPLNGEIDLGRIERFLALAWESGAQPVVVLTKADLVPDAVTLSYLVDDVETTAPGVPVLTVSAAAGDGIDVLAAVAAGGTSVLLGQSGAGKSTLANALTGEDAMAVQATRDIDGKGRHTTTTRNLLALPGGGVLIDTPGLRGVGLWDAQTGVGQVFAEIEELAGRCRFHDCAHVAEPGCAVLAAVENGELPERRLDSYRKLMRENQWIVAKTDARTRAELRRDWKRKGAEGKAAMEAKRGRRV is encoded by the coding sequence TTGTCTTTCTCCTCTCTCCCGGGTTCGTCCTCGTCGTTCTCCTCCGTGCATCCGTTGCAGCCGTACGGCTGGGACGCGGAGTGGAAGGCCGAGTTCGCCCCGTTCGCCGAGCAGGGTCTTCTGCCCGGCCGTGTCGCGCGGGTCGACCGTGGTCTGTGCGACGTCATCACTCCGTTCGGTACGGTCCGTGCCGACACCGAGTTCGTCGTCCCGCGTGACCCGATGAAGGTCGTGTGCACGGGCGACTGGGCCGCCGTCGACCCCGAAGGCGGCAGCCCGCGCTATGTGCGGACGCTGCTGCCGCGCCGTACCGCCTTCGTGCGCTCCACCTCCTCCAAGCGGTCCGAGGGGCAGATCCTCGCGGCCAATGTCGACCACGCGATCGTCGCCGTACCGCTGAACGGGGAGATCGACCTCGGCCGTATCGAACGGTTCCTCGCGCTCGCCTGGGAGTCCGGCGCCCAGCCCGTCGTCGTGCTGACCAAGGCCGACCTCGTGCCGGACGCGGTGACGTTGTCGTATCTCGTCGACGACGTGGAGACGACGGCCCCGGGTGTGCCGGTGCTGACCGTCAGTGCCGCCGCCGGGGACGGGATCGACGTGCTCGCCGCGGTCGCCGCCGGCGGTACGTCCGTGCTGCTCGGGCAGTCCGGTGCGGGCAAGTCGACGCTCGCGAACGCGCTGACCGGCGAGGACGCGATGGCTGTCCAGGCGACGCGGGACATCGACGGCAAGGGCCGTCATACGACCACCACGCGCAACCTGCTCGCCCTGCCCGGCGGCGGGGTGCTGATCGACACACCCGGGCTGCGCGGGGTCGGGCTGTGGGACGCGCAGACCGGGGTCGGGCAGGTGTTCGCCGAGATCGAGGAACTGGCGGGACGGTGCCGCTTCCACGACTGCGCCCACGTCGCCGAACCGGGGTGCGCGGTGCTCGCCGCCGTCGAGAACGGTGAACTGCCCGAGCGGCGGCTCGACAGCTACCGCAAGCTCATGCGCGAGAACCAGTGGATCGTCGCCAAGACCGACGCCCGGACCCGGGCCGAACTGCGACGCGACTGGAAGCGGAAGGGCGCGGAGGGCAAGGCCGCCATGGAGGCCAAGCGGGGGCGCCGGGTCTAG
- a CDS encoding DNA-3-methyladenine glycosylase 2 family protein, which produces MDEDTRYEAVRSRDARFDGDFFFGVTTTGIYCRPSCPAVTPKRRNVRFYATAAAAQGSGFRACRRCRPDAVPGSAEWNVRADVVGRAMRLIGDGVVDREGVAGLAVRLGYSARQVQRQLTAELGAGPVALARAQRAHTARVLVQTTDLPITEIVFAAGFASIRQFNDTIRAVYASTPTELRTNAPKAPTATKAATKATGPAGPAGGIPLRLAYRGPYRSAAVFDLLAREAVPGIEELTGTPGRRTYRRTLRLPYGTGIAAVDERPGALKSASPAHPGGWLDARLHLTDHRDLTTAVQRLRRLFDLDADPYAVDERLGDDPRLAPLVAARPGLRSPGTADPEELAVRALVGRAEAERLVRRYGRTLDAPSGGLTHLFPEPSALSAAGPPGDPLTVLATALADGTVRLDAGADRDDAQQALLALPGMDAATVAVIRTRALGDPDVAPPGVDLPDAWRPWRSYAAQHLYTAGELESR; this is translated from the coding sequence ATGGACGAAGACACCAGGTACGAAGCCGTGCGGAGCCGGGATGCCCGGTTCGACGGTGACTTCTTCTTCGGGGTGACCACGACCGGGATCTACTGCCGGCCCAGTTGCCCCGCCGTGACGCCGAAGCGGCGCAATGTGCGGTTCTACGCGACGGCCGCCGCCGCGCAGGGCTCCGGGTTCCGGGCCTGCCGGCGGTGCCGCCCGGACGCCGTGCCGGGATCGGCCGAGTGGAACGTGCGGGCCGACGTCGTGGGCCGCGCCATGCGGCTGATCGGCGACGGCGTGGTGGACCGTGAGGGTGTCGCCGGGCTCGCCGTGCGGCTGGGATACAGCGCACGGCAGGTCCAGCGACAGCTCACCGCCGAACTCGGCGCCGGCCCCGTCGCCCTCGCCCGGGCCCAACGGGCGCACACCGCACGGGTGCTCGTACAGACCACCGATCTGCCGATCACGGAGATCGTCTTTGCCGCCGGTTTCGCCAGCATCCGCCAGTTCAACGACACGATCCGCGCCGTGTACGCGTCGACCCCGACCGAGTTGCGCACCAACGCGCCCAAGGCGCCGACAGCGACCAAAGCAGCGACGAAGGCGACCGGACCGGCCGGACCGGCCGGTGGAATCCCGCTGCGGCTCGCGTACCGGGGTCCGTACCGGTCCGCCGCCGTCTTCGACCTGCTGGCACGCGAAGCCGTCCCCGGCATCGAGGAGCTCACCGGCACCCCCGGCCGCCGCACCTACCGCCGAACCCTCCGCCTCCCCTACGGCACCGGAATCGCCGCCGTCGACGAACGCCCCGGCGCCCTCAAGTCCGCGTCCCCCGCCCATCCCGGCGGCTGGCTCGACGCCCGGCTGCACCTCACCGACCACCGCGACCTGACCACCGCCGTCCAGCGGCTGCGACGGCTCTTCGACCTCGACGCCGACCCGTACGCCGTCGACGAACGGCTCGGCGACGATCCCCGGCTCGCCCCACTGGTCGCCGCCCGACCCGGCCTGCGGTCACCGGGCACCGCCGATCCCGAGGAACTCGCCGTCCGGGCGCTGGTCGGGCGGGCGGAGGCCGAGCGGCTGGTGCGGCGGTACGGCAGGACGCTCGACGCCCCGTCCGGCGGCCTCACCCACCTCTTCCCCGAGCCGTCCGCGCTGTCGGCGGCCGGGCCGCCCGGCGACCCCCTGACCGTCCTCGCCACCGCCCTGGCCGACGGCACCGTACGACTCGACGCCGGCGCCGACCGGGACGACGCGCAGCAGGCCCTGCTCGCGCTGCCCGGCATGGACGCCGCCACCGTTGCCGTCATCCGCACCCGCGCCCTCGGCGACCCCGATGTGGCGCCGCCCGGCGTCGACCTTCCGGACGCCTGGCGCCCCTGGCGTTCCTACGCCGCACAACACCTGTACACAGCAGGAGAGTTGGAGTCCCGATGA
- a CDS encoding methylated-DNA--[protein]-cysteine S-methyltransferase gives MSTPTTTPKSATTTTRWTSFESPLGQLLLTADESGALTSLSVPGQKGGRTVQSEWRRDPGPFRAAGDQLAAYFAGELKEFHLEFRTSGTDFRERVWTALDSVPYGATTTYGEIAARIGASRAAVRAVGGAIGANPLLVVRPCHRVIGADGSLTGYAGGLDRKVQLLTLEDALG, from the coding sequence ATGAGCACACCGACGACCACGCCGAAGTCCGCAACGACGACCACACGCTGGACGAGTTTCGAGAGCCCCCTGGGTCAACTCCTCCTCACCGCCGACGAGTCCGGCGCCCTCACCTCCCTCTCCGTCCCCGGCCAGAAGGGCGGCCGTACCGTCCAGTCGGAGTGGCGGCGGGACCCCGGCCCCTTCCGTGCCGCGGGCGACCAGCTCGCCGCCTACTTCGCCGGTGAACTCAAGGAATTCCACCTGGAGTTCCGCACCTCGGGCACCGACTTCCGTGAGCGCGTGTGGACCGCCCTCGACTCCGTCCCGTACGGCGCGACGACGACGTACGGCGAGATCGCCGCGCGGATCGGCGCGTCCCGGGCCGCTGTCCGGGCCGTGGGCGGGGCGATCGGTGCCAACCCGCTGCTGGTCGTCCGCCCCTGCCACCGCGTGATCGGCGCGGACGGATCACTGACCGGCTATGCGGGCGGCCTCGACCGCAAGGTCCAACTCCTCACCCTGGAAGACGCGTTGGGCTGA
- a CDS encoding PPOX class F420-dependent oxidoreductase encodes MTEFTAAERAYLTSQRLGRLATVDPQGQPQANPVGFFPQPDGTILVGGYAMGTTKKWRNLRKNPKVALVVDDIVSVSPWRVRGIDIRGEAELLVGPHELGSHMSEEVIRIHPRRIHSWGLESE; translated from the coding sequence ATGACCGAATTCACCGCGGCCGAACGCGCGTACCTCACCTCGCAGCGGCTTGGACGCCTCGCCACCGTCGACCCGCAGGGCCAACCGCAGGCGAACCCCGTCGGCTTCTTCCCGCAGCCCGACGGGACGATCCTGGTGGGCGGCTATGCGATGGGCACGACCAAGAAGTGGCGCAACCTGCGCAAGAACCCGAAGGTCGCCCTGGTCGTGGACGACATCGTCAGTGTCAGCCCGTGGCGGGTACGGGGCATCGACATCCGGGGCGAGGCCGAACTCCTCGTCGGCCCGCACGAGTTGGGGTCGCACATGAGCGAGGAGGTGATCCGCATCCACCCGCGGCGGATCCACAGTTGGGGCCTGGAGTCGGAGTAG